A stretch of Rhizobium glycinendophyticum DNA encodes these proteins:
- a CDS encoding TIM44-like domain-containing protein — protein sequence MRQYGKFFAALALGMMVTLMAVDFAEARRASGGFGSRGTRTFSQPSITRTAPAPAAPIERTMTPRTNATQPGTNQTATQGFNRPGGLFGGLAGGLMGGLLLGGLFGMLMGTGFGGGFGLIGLLLQGLLIFFLVRFAMRAFANRQPASAGAGSNSGIGGFPGIGGLARDNQGDAGRSSFQIPKIGSGGVAAASAARPGQPDELGITQGDLERFEQLLKDMQAAFAAEDYGTLRRITTPEAMSYLAEELSENATKGVKNVVRDVHLVQGDVAESWAEEKAEYATVAMRYEAVDYMVDRQTNAVVEGDPKTPSESVEIWTFVRRPGTLWQISAIQSAN from the coding sequence ATGCGACAATACGGAAAATTTTTTGCGGCGCTGGCGCTCGGGATGATGGTGACGCTGATGGCCGTCGACTTTGCCGAAGCGCGTCGCGCCAGTGGCGGCTTCGGCAGCCGGGGCACGCGCACCTTCAGCCAGCCGTCGATCACCCGCACGGCGCCCGCACCAGCAGCGCCGATCGAGCGCACCATGACGCCGCGCACGAATGCGACCCAGCCGGGCACTAACCAGACAGCGACACAAGGGTTCAACCGTCCGGGCGGCCTGTTCGGTGGTCTTGCCGGTGGCCTGATGGGCGGCCTGCTGCTCGGCGGTCTGTTCGGCATGTTGATGGGCACCGGCTTTGGCGGCGGTTTCGGCTTGATCGGCCTGCTCCTTCAGGGTCTGCTGATCTTCTTCCTGGTGCGTTTTGCCATGCGGGCCTTCGCCAATCGCCAACCAGCCTCTGCGGGAGCCGGCAGCAATTCCGGCATCGGTGGTTTCCCTGGCATAGGTGGTCTTGCCCGCGACAACCAGGGCGATGCCGGCCGCTCCAGCTTCCAGATCCCGAAGATCGGTAGCGGCGGTGTGGCAGCGGCTTCTGCGGCCCGTCCCGGCCAGCCGGACGAACTCGGTATCACCCAGGGCGACCTTGAGCGCTTCGAGCAGTTGCTGAAGGACATGCAGGCGGCTTTCGCGGCCGAGGACTATGGCACGCTGCGCCGGATCACGACGCCGGAGGCCATGTCCTATCTGGCGGAAGAACTGAGCGAAAACGCCACCAAGGGCGTCAAGAACGTCGTGCGTGACGTTCACCTCGTGCAGGGTGACGTTGCCGAGAGCTGGGCCGAAGAGAAGGCCGAATATGCGACGGTCGCGATGCGCTACGAAGCCGTCGACTACATGGTCGATCGTCAGACCAATGCGGTCGTCGAGGGCGATCCGAAGACGCCTTCGGAATCGGTCGAGATCTGGACCTTCGTCCGCCGTCCCGGCACGTTGTGGCAGATCTCGGCGATCCAGAGCGCCAACTGA
- a CDS encoding Gfo/Idh/MocA family protein, with translation MQQVGIGIIGCGNISSAYLKTLPQFPILKVCGVADLNADLAAARAAEFNVPVRSIEDLYVDPEIRIILNLTVPKAHVAVGLKALEAGKHVYSEKPLGVTFAEGLHLSSVARALGLRIGSAPDTFLGGAHQTARALVDDGAIGQPIGGTAYFMCPGHERWHPNPDFYYEAGGGPMLDMGPYYITDLVNLLGPVEKVAGFATKVRDTRKIGSEPRRGEVIPVHVPTHVTGLMSFANGAVVQISMSFDVAGHRHTPLEIYGTEASLIVPDPNHFGGDLFLLPLVGEAQGKPVSLPYAEGNWRSLGLADMAHAIIEDRPHRANGDLALHVLEVMEAFQTASDRGETVAITTRVERPAPLSDSLVDGLLGR, from the coding sequence ATGCAGCAAGTCGGCATCGGCATCATCGGATGCGGCAATATTTCAAGCGCTTATCTGAAAACCCTGCCGCAGTTTCCCATATTGAAGGTCTGCGGGGTCGCCGACCTCAATGCGGATCTGGCAGCAGCACGGGCCGCGGAATTCAACGTTCCGGTCCGCTCGATCGAGGACCTCTATGTCGATCCCGAGATCCGCATCATCCTCAACCTGACGGTGCCGAAGGCGCATGTGGCGGTGGGGCTTAAGGCGCTGGAAGCCGGCAAACACGTCTATTCGGAAAAGCCGCTTGGCGTCACCTTTGCCGAGGGGCTGCACCTGTCCAGTGTGGCGCGGGCTCTGGGGCTCCGCATCGGCTCGGCGCCCGACACGTTTCTCGGCGGCGCGCATCAGACGGCGCGCGCACTGGTCGATGATGGCGCGATCGGCCAGCCGATCGGCGGCACGGCCTACTTCATGTGCCCCGGCCACGAGCGATGGCATCCCAATCCTGACTTCTACTACGAGGCCGGCGGCGGGCCGATGCTCGACATGGGGCCGTATTACATCACCGATCTGGTCAACCTGCTCGGGCCCGTCGAGAAGGTGGCGGGTTTTGCCACCAAGGTGCGCGATACGAGAAAGATCGGCAGCGAGCCGCGCCGGGGCGAGGTGATCCCGGTGCATGTGCCGACCCATGTCACGGGACTGATGTCCTTCGCCAACGGCGCCGTGGTGCAGATCTCCATGAGCTTCGACGTCGCCGGCCATCGCCACACGCCGCTTGAGATCTACGGCACGGAGGCGAGCCTGATCGTGCCCGATCCCAATCATTTCGGCGGTGACCTCTTCCTTTTGCCGCTCGTTGGCGAAGCCCAGGGGAAGCCCGTCAGCCTGCCTTACGCCGAGGGCAACTGGCGCTCGCTCGGGCTCGCCGACATGGCGCATGCGATCATTGAGGATCGTCCACACCGGGCGAACGGGGATCTCGCGCTGCATGTGCTTGAAGTCATGGAGGCCTTTCAGACGGCTTCGGACCGGGGCGAAACCGTCGCGATCACCACCCGTGTCGAGCGCCCGGCGCCGCTCTCCGATTCCCTCGTCGATGGCCTGCTCGGCCGCTGA
- a CDS encoding ThuA domain-containing protein — MRQALICWGGWDGHQPEQCAALISDMLEAEGFSVRVEPGTEAFADPAIRDYSLIVPMLTMTKIEKPEIENLELAIRGGVGLGGFHGQAGDSFRDCVQYQYMIGGQWVAHPGNIYDYTVNIVKPEDPLVSGIGDFPYRSEQYYMHVDPNNEVLATTTFTGEHDAWIDGHVMPVVWKRRHGQGRVFYSSLGHQATEFEVPQMREIVRRGLVWAAR, encoded by the coding sequence ATGCGTCAGGCTCTGATCTGCTGGGGCGGCTGGGACGGGCACCAGCCCGAACAATGCGCCGCCCTCATCTCCGACATGCTGGAGGCGGAGGGCTTTTCGGTCCGCGTCGAGCCGGGCACGGAGGCTTTTGCCGACCCTGCTATCCGCGACTACAGCCTCATCGTGCCGATGCTGACGATGACCAAGATCGAAAAGCCGGAGATCGAGAACCTGGAGCTTGCCATCCGCGGCGGCGTCGGCCTCGGCGGCTTCCACGGGCAGGCGGGCGACAGCTTTCGCGACTGCGTCCAGTATCAATACATGATCGGCGGCCAGTGGGTCGCCCATCCCGGCAATATCTATGATTACACGGTCAATATCGTGAAGCCCGAGGACCCGCTCGTCTCCGGCATCGGCGATTTTCCTTATCGCTCCGAGCAGTATTACATGCATGTCGACCCGAATAACGAGGTGCTGGCGACGACCACCTTTACCGGCGAGCACGATGCCTGGATCGACGGCCACGTGATGCCGGTCGTCTGGAAGCGACGCCACGGGCAGGGCAGGGTGTTCTATTCCTCGCTCGGCCATCAGGCGACGGAGTTCGAGGTGCCGCAGATGCGGGAGATTGTGCGGCGGGGTTTGGTTTGGGCGGCGCGATAG
- the cydB gene encoding cytochrome d ubiquinol oxidase subunit II, whose amino-acid sequence MPIDLPFIWAGIIAFAVLAYVILDGFDLGIGILFPFFPEKHEKDLMMNSVAPVWDGNETWLVLGGGGLLAVFPLAYATILPAIYAPIILMLLGLIFRGVAFEYRWRTKRAEHLWNWAFTGGSVVAAFFQGVALGALVQGIPVTDRAYSGGWWDWLTPFSIATGLALLIGYGLLGATWLVMKTEGEIAERAKVFAFRLAFATVAAMGVFSLWTPWLEPAYLDRWFGYPTIVFSFIVPLMVLGCLWVIVSGLRNGRDVQPFVAALGLFVLGYAGIGISFYPYIVPTSLTIWEAAAPDSSLSFLLVGAVVLVPMILCYTAYAYWVFRGKLNPDEGYH is encoded by the coding sequence ATGCCCATTGATCTTCCCTTCATCTGGGCCGGCATCATCGCCTTCGCCGTGCTCGCCTATGTCATTCTCGATGGCTTCGATCTCGGCATCGGCATCCTCTTCCCCTTCTTCCCGGAGAAGCACGAGAAGGACCTGATGATGAATTCGGTGGCGCCGGTCTGGGATGGCAACGAGACCTGGCTGGTGCTCGGGGGCGGCGGGCTGCTCGCCGTCTTCCCGCTTGCTTATGCGACGATCCTGCCGGCAATCTATGCGCCGATCATCCTCATGCTGCTCGGGCTCATCTTCCGCGGTGTCGCTTTCGAATATCGCTGGCGCACCAAGCGGGCGGAGCACTTGTGGAACTGGGCCTTCACCGGCGGGTCGGTGGTTGCGGCATTCTTTCAGGGCGTGGCACTCGGTGCGCTGGTGCAGGGCATTCCCGTCACCGATCGCGCCTATTCCGGCGGCTGGTGGGACTGGCTGACCCCGTTCTCGATCGCCACAGGTCTTGCCCTGTTGATTGGTTATGGCCTGCTCGGAGCCACCTGGCTCGTGATGAAAACGGAGGGCGAGATCGCTGAGCGGGCGAAGGTTTTTGCCTTCCGGCTTGCCTTTGCCACGGTCGCCGCCATGGGTGTGTTCAGCCTCTGGACTCCCTGGCTGGAACCGGCCTATCTCGATCGCTGGTTCGGCTATCCGACGATCGTCTTCTCGTTCATCGTACCGCTGATGGTGCTCGGTTGCCTGTGGGTGATCGTTTCAGGCTTACGCAATGGCCGCGATGTGCAGCCTTTCGTGGCGGCACTGGGGCTTTTTGTGCTCGGTTACGCCGGCATCGGGATTTCATTTTATCCCTATATCGTGCCGACCTCGCTGACGATCTGGGAAGCGGCGGCCCCCGATTCAAGCCTGTCCTTCCTGCTCGTCGGAGCGGTCGTGCTGGTGCCGATGATCCTGTGCTACACTGCCTATGCCTATTGGGTCTTCCGAGGGAAGCTCAACCCTGACGAGGGCTATCACTGA
- the dgcA gene encoding N-acetyl-D-Glu racemase DgcA — protein MPIQMTVTPESFPIAGTFTISRGSKTEAKVVTVRLTDGVFVGQGECVPYARYGETVESVVQVLSALVPEVADGLDRVGLQTRLKPGAARNALDCAFWDLEAKRAGKPVWQLAKLPEPKPLSVTYTLSLGTPESMRAAAEKEAHRPLLKVKLGGEGDVERIRAVRAGAPNAAIIVDANEGWSLDQYKALAPVFLDLGVKLVEQPFPAGNDEALLGLDRVLPVCADESCHDTASLASLKGKYDAVNIKLDKTGGLTEALLMRDAAVEAGFQIMIGCMVGSSLAMAPAFLVGQGAAFVDLDGPLLLARDREPSIAYDGAVMSVPPRGLWG, from the coding sequence ATGCCGATCCAGATGACCGTCACGCCCGAGAGCTTTCCGATCGCCGGCACCTTTACCATCTCGCGCGGCTCTAAGACTGAGGCGAAGGTGGTGACGGTGCGGCTGACGGATGGCGTGTTTGTCGGGCAGGGCGAATGCGTGCCCTATGCGCGTTACGGCGAGACGGTGGAGAGTGTCGTCCAGGTGCTTTCGGCGCTGGTTCCGGAGGTGGCTGACGGTCTGGATCGGGTGGGCCTGCAGACCCGGCTGAAGCCGGGTGCGGCGCGCAATGCGCTGGACTGCGCCTTCTGGGATCTGGAGGCCAAGCGCGCTGGTAAGCCGGTCTGGCAACTTGCGAAGTTGCCGGAGCCGAAGCCGCTGTCGGTCACCTATACGCTGTCGCTCGGCACGCCCGAGAGCATGCGTGCGGCGGCGGAGAAGGAGGCGCACCGACCGCTCCTCAAGGTCAAGCTCGGCGGCGAGGGGGATGTCGAGCGCATTCGGGCCGTCAGGGCGGGTGCGCCGAACGCCGCCATCATCGTCGATGCCAATGAGGGCTGGAGCCTCGATCAATACAAGGCACTGGCGCCTGTTTTCCTCGATCTCGGGGTGAAGCTTGTCGAGCAGCCGTTTCCGGCGGGTAATGACGAGGCGCTTCTCGGTCTGGATCGGGTCCTGCCTGTCTGTGCCGACGAAAGCTGCCACGACACGGCATCGCTGGCGAGCCTCAAGGGCAAGTATGATGCTGTTAACATCAAGCTCGACAAGACTGGCGGGCTAACCGAAGCGCTTCTCATGCGCGATGCGGCTGTGGAAGCGGGTTTTCAGATCATGATCGGCTGCATGGTCGGCTCCTCGCTTGCCATGGCACCGGCTTTTCTGGTGGGCCAAGGAGCGGCGTTTGTCGATCTCGACGGGCCGCTGCTCTTGGCGCGGGATAGGGAGCCTTCGATTGCCTATGACGGGGCGGTGATGTCGGTGCCGCCGCGTGGGTTGTGGGGGTAG
- the mnmA gene encoding tRNA 2-thiouridine(34) synthase MnmA: protein MNTLDFDKRPEDTRVVVAMSGGVDSSVVAGILKREGYDVLGITLQLYDHGAAVHRAGSCCAGQDIDDARRVCETLGIPHYVLDYEQRFRDTVINPFMESYVAGETPIPCVACNQTVKFADLLATAKELGADALATGHYIRSKSVPLPNDPGHRALFRPIDSERDQSYFLFATTQEQIDYLRFPLGAMSKAETRKLAEDMGLVVAQKADSQDICFVPQGKYADVINKLKPNAALAGEIVHLDGRVLGNHEGILHYTIGQRKGLGVATGEPLYVIYLDARSRRVIVGPKEALETHRVYLRDINWLGDRTLAEDAADGMPCFAKVRSTRPPTPAVLHADEKGVYIDLEIGEAGVAPGQACVLYSATGADARVYGGGFIERSERSGTAEASLKALLASPVAA, encoded by the coding sequence GTGAACACGCTGGATTTTGACAAGAGACCGGAAGATACGCGCGTTGTCGTCGCCATGTCGGGCGGCGTGGATAGCTCCGTCGTCGCCGGCATCCTGAAGCGCGAGGGTTATGACGTCCTCGGCATCACGCTGCAGCTTTACGACCATGGCGCCGCCGTCCATCGCGCCGGCTCCTGCTGCGCCGGCCAGGACATCGACGATGCCCGCCGCGTCTGCGAAACGCTCGGCATTCCCCATTACGTGCTCGACTACGAACAGCGCTTCCGCGACACCGTGATCAACCCGTTCATGGAAAGTTATGTCGCCGGCGAAACGCCGATCCCCTGTGTCGCCTGCAACCAGACGGTCAAGTTCGCCGATCTCTTGGCGACGGCGAAGGAACTCGGCGCCGATGCGCTGGCGACCGGCCATTACATCCGCTCGAAGTCCGTGCCGCTGCCCAATGACCCCGGCCACCGCGCCCTCTTCCGCCCGATCGACAGCGAGCGCGACCAGAGCTATTTCCTCTTTGCCACCACGCAGGAGCAGATCGACTATCTGCGCTTCCCGCTCGGTGCCATGTCGAAGGCGGAAACGCGCAAGCTCGCCGAAGACATGGGCCTCGTCGTTGCCCAGAAGGCCGACAGCCAGGACATCTGTTTCGTGCCGCAGGGAAAATATGCCGACGTCATCAACAAGCTGAAGCCGAATGCGGCTCTGGCCGGTGAGATCGTGCATCTCGATGGACGCGTACTCGGCAATCACGAAGGCATACTGCATTACACCATCGGCCAGAGGAAGGGATTGGGCGTCGCCACGGGCGAACCGCTCTATGTCATCTATCTCGATGCCCGCTCGCGCCGCGTCATCGTCGGCCCGAAGGAAGCGCTGGAAACCCACCGCGTCTATCTGCGCGACATCAACTGGCTGGGCGACCGCACGCTGGCGGAAGATGCAGCCGACGGCATGCCCTGCTTCGCCAAGGTGCGCTCCACCCGCCCGCCGACACCGGCCGTGCTGCATGCCGACGAAAAGGGTGTTTATATCGATCTCGAAATCGGCGAAGCCGGTGTCGCCCCGGGCCAGGCCTGCGTGCTTTATTCGGCAACCGGTGCCGACGCCCGCGTCTATGGCGGCGGTTTCATCGAGCGGTCCGAACGCTCCGGCACGGCGGAAGCCTCGCTGAAGGCGCTTCTGGCAAGCCCGGTGGCGGCCTGA
- a CDS encoding transglycosylase SLT domain-containing protein → MRTALYSALGVMLMLSACAKPPSQTRNACAIFEQRDGLFNNWRRAAVSAEREYGVPVPILMATIYTESSFRHNAKPPRKWYLGFIPGKRASSAYGYSQALDGTWDRYRQETGRWGARRTDFADAIRFIGWYHRETADKLKIQLNDPYNLYLAYHSGLTGYLRGAYKNRPEALKGAKRFTEITYTYARQLQQCPG, encoded by the coding sequence ATGCGTACCGCTCTTTATTCCGCCCTCGGCGTCATGCTGATGCTGTCGGCCTGCGCCAAGCCGCCCTCCCAGACGCGCAACGCCTGCGCGATCTTCGAGCAGCGCGACGGCCTGTTCAACAACTGGCGTCGCGCCGCCGTCTCGGCCGAACGCGAATACGGCGTTCCCGTGCCGATCCTGATGGCGACGATCTATACGGAATCGAGCTTCCGTCATAATGCCAAGCCGCCGCGCAAATGGTATCTCGGCTTCATCCCCGGCAAGCGCGCGTCTTCGGCCTACGGTTATTCCCAGGCGCTCGACGGCACCTGGGACCGCTATCGCCAGGAGACCGGCCGCTGGGGCGCCCGCCGCACCGATTTCGCCGACGCCATCCGCTTCATCGGCTGGTATCACCGCGAGACGGCCGACAAGCTGAAGATCCAGCTCAACGACCCGTACAATCTCTACCTCGCCTATCACTCAGGGCTGACAGGCTATCTGCGCGGCGCCTACAAGAACCGCCCGGAAGCGTTGAAGGGGGCGAAGCGGTTCACCGAGATTACCTATACTTACGCCCGACAGCTGCAGCAGTGCCCGGGGTGA
- a CDS encoding cytochrome ubiquinol oxidase subunit I: MFENFDAQILARIQFAFTISFHIIFPAFSIGLASYLAVLEGLYLWKKDKVYLELFDFWKTIFAVAFGMGVVSGIVMSYQFGTNWSVFSDKAGPVIGPLMGYEVLTAFFLEAGFLGVMLFGRQKVGPGLHFFATAMVAIGTLISATWILSVNSWMQTPDGFAINEVGQFVPVDWWKIVFNPSFPYRLTHMVIAAYLTTAFVVGAVGAWHLLRGTAPRRAGVMFSMAMWMAAIVAPIQIAAGDAHGLNTLEHQPVKVMAMEGHFDSHPGGAPLILFGIPNTEEKRIDYAIQIPKLSSLILKHDLNAPLDGLDTVPDDKEPPVAIVFWSFRVMVAIGFAMLGVGLFSLWCRWKGTLLQNHWLHRVALVMGPSGFVAVLAGWITTEVGRQPYTVYGHLLTADSISPIAAPAVAASLIAFIVVYFVVFGAGTFYILRLMARLPRDPMPDLDDGPIRSSGITPAAQPGHHGGKHAH; this comes from the coding sequence ATGTTCGAAAACTTCGACGCACAGATCCTCGCGCGGATCCAGTTCGCGTTCACGATTTCCTTCCACATCATCTTCCCGGCTTTCTCCATCGGTCTGGCGAGCTATCTGGCCGTGCTCGAAGGCCTTTATCTATGGAAGAAGGACAAGGTTTATCTGGAGCTTTTCGACTTCTGGAAGACGATCTTCGCGGTCGCCTTCGGGATGGGAGTCGTGTCGGGGATTGTGATGTCCTATCAATTCGGCACGAACTGGTCGGTCTTCTCTGACAAGGCTGGGCCGGTGATCGGCCCGCTGATGGGCTATGAGGTGCTGACGGCCTTCTTCCTCGAAGCCGGCTTCCTCGGTGTGATGCTTTTCGGTCGGCAGAAAGTTGGCCCAGGCTTACATTTCTTCGCCACCGCCATGGTCGCCATCGGAACACTGATCTCGGCGACCTGGATCCTCTCGGTCAATTCCTGGATGCAGACGCCAGATGGTTTCGCCATCAACGAGGTCGGGCAGTTCGTGCCAGTCGACTGGTGGAAGATCGTCTTCAATCCGTCCTTCCCCTACCGCCTCACACATATGGTGATCGCCGCCTATTTGACCACCGCCTTCGTGGTCGGTGCGGTCGGCGCCTGGCACCTGCTGCGCGGCACGGCACCCCGCCGCGCCGGCGTGATGTTCTCGATGGCGATGTGGATGGCCGCAATCGTCGCGCCGATCCAGATCGCCGCTGGCGATGCGCATGGGCTCAACACGCTGGAACACCAGCCGGTCAAGGTCATGGCCATGGAGGGCCATTTCGACAGCCATCCCGGCGGCGCGCCGCTGATCCTGTTCGGCATTCCGAACACCGAGGAAAAGCGGATCGACTATGCGATCCAGATCCCCAAGCTGTCGAGCCTGATCCTCAAGCACGACCTCAACGCGCCGCTCGATGGCCTGGATACGGTTCCCGATGACAAGGAGCCGCCGGTTGCGATTGTCTTCTGGTCGTTCCGCGTCATGGTGGCCATCGGTTTTGCCATGCTCGGCGTCGGTCTGTTCTCGCTCTGGTGTCGCTGGAAGGGCACGCTGTTGCAGAACCACTGGCTGCATCGCGTGGCGCTCGTCATGGGCCCGTCCGGTTTCGTGGCGGTGCTCGCCGGCTGGATCACCACCGAAGTCGGTCGTCAGCCCTATACGGTCTATGGCCATCTGCTCACGGCTGACTCCATCTCCCCGATCGCGGCACCGGCCGTTGCCGCCTCGTTGATTGCCTTCATCGTGGTCTATTTCGTCGTCTTCGGTGCGGGCACCTTCTACATTTTGCGTCTTATGGCCCGTCTGCCGCGCGATCCGATGCCGGATCTCGATGATGGCCCGATCCGCTCGTCCGGCATCACGCCGGCCGCCCAACCCGGTCACCATGGAGGCAAACATGCCCATTGA